The sequence below is a genomic window from bacterium.
ATTACAGGAAACGGCTTAAAAACCCAAGAGGTTATAGCAGATAAAATTAAAAAGCCAATAATTATTGAGCCAAGCTTAAGGTCATTTGAGAAGGAGGTAGTAAAAAATGAACCTTGAGTTTTATTCGGAAAAAAGATTAAAAGGGGAAATTTTAGAAATTATTGGTAAATATTTAAACCTTGATGATTATAAGATTTTTTTCTTTGGTTCAAGGGTTTCGGGAGATAATTTCCTGCGTTCGGATATTGATATTGGTATTGAAGGAGCAAAAGAACTTCCCATTGAGGTAAAATTTAAAATTGAGGAAGATATAGAGAGGCTGCCAACATTATATAGGTTTGAATTTGTTGATTTCAAAAGGGTTTCAAATGATTTTAAAAAGGAGGCATTAAAATTTGTTGAATATATTAGATGAATTTTGTAATTT
It includes:
- a CDS encoding nucleotidyltransferase domain-containing protein, translating into MNLEFYSEKRLKGEILEIIGKYLNLDDYKIFFFGSRVSGDNFLRSDIDIGIEGAKELPIEVKFKIEEDIERLPTLYRFEFVDFKRVSNDFKKEALKFVEYIR